The following coding sequences lie in one Zingiber officinale cultivar Zhangliang chromosome 2B, Zo_v1.1, whole genome shotgun sequence genomic window:
- the LOC122046242 gene encoding transcription factor MTB1-like, translating into MGAFWTKDDQQMAVAVLGPQAFDYLNARHAAFPDGHLTAIGGGDDDLQTKLQHVVEDPGSAWAYAIFWQISRSEAGELVLGWGDGHCREVGDFEEESGALPRNPLDCAHQKMRKRVLERLHALSGGSDDENYALQLDRITGAEIYFLASMYFSFSKGEDAPGRAFVSDKHIWISEAELTSPGCSNYCVRAYLARSSGFRTIVFVPCVAGVLELGSAKALPESFEALQMIRSIFGQDYVKAATLIRENTDENIDPAFASRSGKGDQVAEFPKIFGKDRSTRRSHAKERDPNLKKEQVPIGIIAKHGVLYPKSHPLSDGATVFQWNQPGSNSIQQKFLDGSPSVRQIDTVIGDGRRINLLQQKKQQPRLHQKLRSHPLSQSSQIDFSTGTLADAPSTSVLMDRARTADSELSDVELPFKEDKEGATEERRPRKRGRKPANGREEPLNHVEAERQRREKLNQKFYALRAVVPNISKMDKASLLGDAISYITVIEKKLKEMEAEREMWGDPSSMNYKHQAHCPEVDIQSTQDEVIVQVSCPLEKHPVSKVIQAFRDSHINVVDSKVSVSTDSVLHTFIVKSPGTEQLTKEKLMASLTHELSDTLH; encoded by the coding sequence ATGGGCGCGTTTTGGACTAAGGATGACCAGCAGATGGCGGTAGCGGTGCTCGGTCCTCAAGCCTTTGACTATCTCAACGCCAGGCACGCGGCCTTCCCCGACGGCCATCTCACTGCTATCGGAGGCGGCGATGACGACCTCCAGACCAAGCTCCAGCACGTCGTGGAGGATCCCGGCTCCGCTTGGGCTTACGCCATCTTCTGGCAGATCTCGCGGTCGGAGGCCGGGGAACTCGTCCTGGGCTGGGGCGACGGACACTGTCGCGAGGTTGGGGATTTCGAGGAGGAGAGCGGCGCCCTCCCGCGTAACCCCCTCGATTGCGCGCACCAGAAGATGCGGAAGCGGGTGCTCGAGCGGCTCCATGCGCTATCCGGCGGGTCTGACGACGAGAATTACGCGCTCCAGCTCGATCGCATCACGGGTGCTGAGATTTACTTCCTCGCGTCGATGTACTTCTCGTTTTCCAAAGGGGAGGATGCTCCCGGAAGAGCGTTTGTTTCAGATAAGCACATATGGATATCCGAGGCGGAATTGACGTCTCCTGGATGCTCCAACTACTGCGTGCGGGCTTATCTCGCGAGGTCTTCAGGGTTCCGCACCATCGTGTTTGTGCCGTGTGTTGCGGGCGTGCTCGAATTGGGATCGGCGAAGGCGTTGCCGGAGAGTTTTGAGGCGCTGCAGATGATCAGATCCATTTTCGGGCAGGATTACGTTAAGGCGGCTACTTTGATCAGGGAAAATACAGACGAGAACATCGATCCGGCTTTTGCTTCGCGCTCTGGCAAAGGCGATCAGGTCGCCGAGTTTCCGAAGATCTTTGGGAAAGATCGGAGCACTCGCCGTTCCCACGCCAAAGAAAGGGACCCGAACCTGAAGAAGGAACAAGTTCCAATTGGCATAATAGCAAAGCACGGCGTTCTCTATCCAAAGAGCCACCCACTAAGCGACGGTGCTACTGTGTTTCAATGGAATCAACCCGGTTCGAACTCCATTCAGCAGAAATTCCTCGATGGATCGCCTTCTGTTCGACAAATTGACACAGTCATTGGCGATGGCCGGAGGATCAACCTCCTCCAACAGAAGAAGCAGCAGCCACGGCTGCACCAGAAATTGCGTTCACACCCACTGTCACAGTCGAGCCAAATTGATTTCAGCACTGGGACGTTGGCCGATGCTCCTTCTACTAGTGTACTGATGGACCGTGCCCGTACAGCTGACTCTGAGCTCTCAGATGTCGAGCTTCCATTCAAAGAAGATAAAGAAGGCGCAACTGAAGAGCGCAGGCCAAGAAAGAGGGGTCGGAAGCCAGCGAACGGTAGGGAAGAGCCGCTGAACCATGTCGAAGCTGAGCGCCAGAGAAGGGAGAAGCTTAACCAGAAGTTTTACGCTCTGAGAGCTGTGGTGCCCAACATCTCGAAGATGGACAAGGCCTCCCTGCTCGGAGATGCCATCTCTTACATCACTGTGATCGAGAAGAAGCTCAAGGAGATGGAAGCAGAGAGGGAAATGTGGGGTGATCCATCATCCATGAACTACAAACATCAGGCTCATTGTCCCGAGGTTGATATCCAATCAACCCAGGATGAGGTAATTGTTCAAGTGAGTTGCCCTCTAGAGAAGCACCCTGTCTCCAAGGTCATTCAAGCTTTCAGAGATTCACATATCAATGTGGTGGACTCCAAGGTTTCTGTTTCTACTGACAGCGTCCTTCATACTTTCATAGTGAAGTCCCCTGGAACTGAGCAACTTACCAAGGAGAAGTTAATGGCTTCTCTAACTCATGAATTGAGTGATACACTACATTGA